The Brassica napus cultivar Da-Ae chromosome C1, Da-Ae, whole genome shotgun sequence DNA segment TGTTGAATGAATATAATTTGAAGAAGTGGTCGAAGTCTAAATCCTTAACTCCATGATGTGTTTGAGTCTCCATTTTACACTCTTTTCATCGTAACTGTTACCAATGAAATGTGTTCAAAATTTCAATCATCGTAATTACTACCAATTTTCGTGTTTAATTTTAGACTAACTACATATGTTGTTTTGAGCCCAGTTATTCATCGTACCATGTTACAAAAAGAACATacgaattatttgaaaaatgtaatCCATTGGAACAAATTAACAGTGATTAGTTTCCAATATATGGTGTAAGATTAAATACTTTCAACGGCGGGCAAGTCTCATTCATTGTCTTCCTAAGTTtttttatgctttttttttgctaaaatttggtgCAATTGTCTTTCTAAGTTCTTTATGTATCTTAGCTAATTTATtagtcaaataatttataaaaggttcccaacttggattttgatatataaactttatgtgtatatatggTCTTGAAAGTCTTCAGAAACATTTAATCTTTCTATCTTTTTGTGCAAATATCACTTTGTCCCCAAAcgatatcttcttcttctgagatTCTTCCAGACATCAGCAATAactcaggagagagagagagagctaaaAGCTTAAAAATCACGAAACTTAGCGGATAGTTATTAGAAACCtaaaataaagattaaaaaaaggCTGCAATGGTTGCGATGTGCCCCGGAGTGGCAACAAGAATTACATCCTTCGGCCATGTATTCAATGGATAGAAACAGCCGAAGCTCAGGGACACGCGTTGCTAAATTATTTAGACTCCCCCGTCCCATGTCATTTAGCGCCGGTAATTAATTTGACAAATACTTTTGAAGATTGAGTATCATCTTCAAAGGCTTTGGTTTCACCTTGTTCATGtattaaagaaagaaacaaatctcTAGTCTCAAGCTCAAGAATTGATTAGTGAATAAAAGATGAATGGTAAATTTGTccaaaaaaagattaataacaCTTAGCACCATTGTCTCTAGAGGGAATTTATTGGCAACTGTTTCAGGTTTATCAGTGAACccatgcaaaaaaaattaagtcttcAACAATCTGGAAATAAACTttgatttaaaaagaaaaggactaaacaaaaatattgctATAGATCTTTTACAACTCCCGAACACAGAAAGGAATTTGTTTTTTAAGTTATTACCCCAGAAGCTGGGATCTCTATGTTTACAGATGACCCAGGCTCAACGACAACTTCAGAAACAGCTTCGTTGGAGAATCAGCTTCGTTGGagaatttggtatcatcatctCTTTCGTTACCACCGTACTGAACCGAGATCTCCTCTGCAAGAAAGTACATTCATCAATCCACAATGCATTAATGTTATGGTAAAGATTGACTTCTAGAGCATACTATGGGGTTCTTACTTAGAAGAGTCTCTGTGACATTAGCTGGAGGAGTCACAACAAACTTGCTCTTCATTCTTCGTGTTAAGAATGGAGAGAGGAGAGTGCTGCCAGCTTAGAACCCATTATATATCTAAGGCACAGGATCGATACATCTCAAGCTAGTTTGTAAAGATTGAGCCGTTTGGATTAGGTTCCTCTTTGTTCCATGAGCTGTGTGTCTTCGTCCAACATCGTCCCCGGATTCTCCTTCTGCaccatttattttattgaatcATTAGAAAGTGCTTTCCATTTTAATATGAAAgggtaataatatttttttacttctttCCTGTCGACATGAGCGTGGAAGAAGTTGAGAGATATCATTACTATGGAAGCATTAAGAAGTTGGGTGGTAATATGGAATACAATTTACTTACTCTTTAGGTTGTACGTGTACCAACAATCTCCTTCCCCGTGATCATGTCAAGGACTGGACGTTGCTGGAGATGATGCCCAACGATGAGCTTCATGTGCccaataaatctaaaacattaatGCACCTAATACAAAACAGGGAGGAGAGGTCAGAACTGTTGGGGAATATTAAATAGATCCCTTTTGTGGAGACCAGTTTCATCACATCTATAATTCAATTCTCAATTTTATAGTCTATATGTAATTATACTACAATATAATTGAAttccattttattagtttagtaaaacCGTATCtgatttttacatttaaaaatatttgcatCATTTATATGGTTTTAGTAGAACCATCTAACAATACTCCCCAAATCCTCCAAAACTCTTTAtagttttttaacattttagaaaacattaatttgtctcaaaaaaaatctatcaagcTGATAAacgttgatatttttatttgatattatttttaaaaggggtaaatttttgtgaatttttccTTTTGTAAATAAGTTTATCTAggctatgtattttaaaaatagagataaaatttgtaaatgaaCGAAATTGTTCTttagaaagataaaaaaaacaaaaaacaatttgtaAAACGAACAAAGAGGTTGaagtttttcttttcctctCTAGCTTTTATCTTCTTGATGTTTTTTATCCGTCCTTTGAAGTGTTTGACGTATTTTATTGAGCTGTCAAAGTAAAATCTTGTTGCGAGTGAAAAAGCGATTCaagatgattttaaatattttgtgttttttttttgttaactaaaTTTTGTGAGTTCaagatgattttaaatattttgtgttgttattttttttgttaactaaaTTTTGTATGAATAATAATTTGCTAACGTAATTACTTATGTTTCTAATTGAAAGCTTGCAAGTTATGGAAAATTACGATCCATGGGGTTGGCCATAATAATGCAGCCGTTGCTGTTTCTAATTTTGGTCCATTGTGCATTATACAGGTTTGGTAGAAACAATATCCTGctctaatatatttattaaaaacaacgGAGTTGTTCATTTAGTTcactaaacaaaatattataatattctgttcgtaaacaaatatataataagacgACAAAAGATGTTACGGTAGTATGTTATGGCGTTAATGGCATAGAGATGACCAAAAGATATATCTAGAGATATCATGCCCAAATACTAAGGGGGGAAAAGAAATCTAAAATAGTAAAACCAAATATTGTGTCGCAAAAATAAAAGCTAGGTTTGATAAGTTCAAAATGAGAAGAAACTAAAGCCCACACATAAGTCCAGtgcaaataaaagaaaaacttgaagCCCAGACGTAATTGAAGTCCGCTGATGTGTAAAAACGAAATGAACTGATTGGATGATTATTTTTGATGATGTGGATAGCCTAATTGCTCAATATATCTTGCTTTTGGTActgtgattattatttttggtaaaattgtAATAACATTATTCATCAGCTTTGAAAGAAATCAAAAGGTTTAACTAGGCAAGGGTGGAACTTgtagtttaagaaaaagaagttagatcaatttttttttttttggtttttttggtttcttgttttttgtttgtgcaACATGTTGGATCAATTCATACCAGCCAAAAAAGGAGCTCAAGGACATATCAATCAAACCAAGAAGGGGGCGACAGAAAATAAAGGAAGCTGAAATGACAAAAATGTCCTCGAGTGCACGTTCAGTGTATAACGACATCGTATGGTGTACCTTTGGTAAGTATGGTTTTGTAGAGAGGAGGAAAGGAAAAAAGAATCTCAGTAAacgattgattgattggttgGTGAGCTATTCTTTAGGATACGAAAATAATCGATGGCGACTTTGAAGCTTCAAGCTCTCTGGAATCACCCTACCGGTCCTAAAACCAGTGAGTCATGGTTCCATGATCatagctttgtttttttttgcatcgATTTCGATTATActccttttcctttttgatggtcgattttttttattataaattgctCAACTAATCTGGGATATGACTGTTGTCGCTAGAGCCATGTTTAAATTCTAGGATTGGAATTAATATGTTGCTACGATCtccacttaaaaaaaaaaaaaatgtataacaaCTTTGATTGTACAAACACACAAAGAATCACAGTCTGTATGTCATATGAATTGAAGTCTCTGTTAATACATTCTCGGAACAGAATAATTCAAAGCTGAATTGAAATCGACGAAATGCTTTCGTAGTAGTTTGATCAAAGCTCTTTCTTGTACTCTCTTTTGGATCATTTATGGTGAAAGTGAGCGATTCTCGTTTTTAATTTATTGGTTGGTCAGTTCATTTTTGGGCGCCAACGTTCAAGTGGGGAATCAGCATAGCCAACATTGCAGACTTTGCCAAACCTACTGACAAAATCTCTTACCCGCAACAGCTTGGTAGTATCTTTTTACTCCCACTGTCTTTTTGATTGCTTTCCTTTTGTCTTAATGCTctttaacagtttttttttctttaatctgATGATATCTCTTATAGCTGTTACATGCACTGGAGTTATCTGGTCTCGCTACAGCATGGTTATCACTCCTGTGAGTTTTCCTTTTAAACACTCCTTCATAATGCCATCACAGGGAAAATAACtcactcttcttctttgctCTTTTGTGACTAAGAATATTTTGGTTTTACAGAAAAACTGGAACCTCTTTAGCGTTAATGTTGCTATGGCCGGGACTGGCATTTACCAGCTTTCTCGTAAAATCAAGTaagatcaaatataaaatgctcTCCAGTTTTAGGCTACTGGAATAATAACTAATCTCATCCTTCATTTGCTATTTTGAGCAATGCTTTGATTTCTACTAATGAACATTCTTTAACTCTTAGACAAAAATCGATACACTTGTTTTGGTTTACAGAAACGATTTTGCATCTTAACCCGAGCTTGTTGTTGCCAAAGAATGATTatgacgacgaagaagatgaagacaTCAAAACGAAGCTGGATACCATCTTGCTTGTGTTTGAATATCAAGTCCCAATATCTCTTAATTCCCAGATCTATCTGGGTCGGATTACCAATCATTTTTCAATGTTTTAAAGTAATTCTTGTATCTTAGAAGAAGCTCCATTCATAATGCTACTTTTAAAGCACTTCATCATATCTTCTCCAAAGTGAAATAAAAATGTGTTATCAGACCAGGAAAACAACAGAAACAAGAATTCTAAATGAAATTGCATATTCAATTCGTAGTTAATGAGTTTGGATCTCACCATCAGGTTCAGGAACAAGCAACAGACTGGACTAGTCGGGGAGGATGATGAATCATTAAGTCATTCCTAACTAATGTTTTCTTCTTACTGCCTATATTGTATTCTTTTAAATGACAATGGTGGAGTTGGGGAGAAATAACCAACTGGGGTTCCAATGAATGCAAAAgcacaaagaaaaaacaagaatcCTCTGTGAATTTTGAATGTTTAGTTCTGAATCAATGAAACGATAAGCCAAACCCTGAGTTACGCAGTGGCGCCAGTTTATCACTCTTCTAATGGCTCGACCCCTTTTGGATTGTTTTCAGAAATTATGCATAAGAGTAACAAGCTGGTCATCAGTGTCATGAGACCACAACACTGATGTGTACCGACTAAAGTATATCAAGTCGCAAGGTTTTGAATCCCAAATATTGCAAATTATGCAAATTAATGAAAAGATGTTTACAAAAATGTGTAAAGAGTACTGTTATACAAGTGACACACTTGGACGTATATCTTCGTAAATCAGGTATAATCATCGGCGATAAAATTGTTTATGCAATATTTGTCAATTTGTAATAGATAAAATCAGCAGTAAGAAGTTCACAAGGTTTAACTAGGGGTGGAAGTCAGAGCCTGTTCTAGAAAGTTAAGGGCcccattcaaaataaaaatatttaatttatattttaaaattaatgatatttttatttttatttttgtcaaatttattaattttattttaacgaaaatatatttattattttcaaagaaaattGTAGATTATTGATTGGGAAATTCTAATTTAACcacaaatttgatatcactttccaaatttactttaaataataattattttctataaatacttTAAGTTTGTGATGAAAAATTAACTTACCCtcttaaatcatttaaaaatgtttaagaatcatttgtaaaatatttataaaagtttataaactcaACCCATTCCATAAATAGTAAGCCATAAACTCAAATGTTATGGCATTTTTGGGTAAAGGTAATATTAAAAATGGTACTTTATggtattttaaacattttgttattaattttattcatcataaatcataataacaaaaatctattaaacttatatataatattttttcaacttttgatcttttgttttacatttatatttatatatataattatatgaatatatatgcatgtagataaatgatttttaaaaaaattggaggcCCACAAAATGGGGACCATTCAAATGTTTCGTACATATGCTATCAAGTCCGGCGGCTCTGGGTCGAACTAGCAGTTTAAGAAATATAGATCAAGTCAGACAAGTCCAAAAGGAAGCTCAGGGACATCAAACCAAGAAGGCTGAGACAAAACAGAGAGGAAGCTGAAATGACAAAAATGTCCTCGAGTGCATGCTCCGTGTATAAACGATATCGTTTGGCACCTGCAGTAGCTAAAGTTTTGTAGaggaaaggaaaaaaataatctagGGGAgacgattgattgattgattgattgattggtgAGAACATCTCtaggatacaaaaaaaaaaatcgatggcGACTTCGAAGCTTCAAGCTCTCTGGAATCACCCTGCCGGTCCTAAAACCAGTCAGTCATATTCCAAGCTCATAgctttgttcttttattttcatCATTATTTAGATGatcgttttttatataaattgctCAACTAATTTGGGTTATCGTTCTTCTTTGTTAGGTTTCTCTTCATATCTCCAATTGTGGTGAAATTGTTGTTTTTACTTGGTAAAACATTTTAGGAGATGATATATAAACTGTTTTCTATAGAACTATGTTTAAATTCCAGGATTGTAATGAATATGTTTGCTacgttctatttttttaaaaagatataaataaCTTTGATTTTTACAAAAGACAAAAGAATCACTCTTTCCTCTATATGTCAGTGTGTCTCACATGAATTCATAATCCTCGGGGTTGGTTTATCGTACTCTGGTTTTGATCATAATGGTGAAAGTGTGAACCTCTCGTTTATTTTAATTGTCAGTTCATTTTTGGGCGCCCACGTTCAAGTGGGGTATAAGCATAGCTAACATTGCAGACTTTGCCAAACCTACTGACAAAATTTCTTACCCTCAACAGCTTggtattatatatctttttactCCCACTGTCTTTTTTTGATTGCTTTCCTTTGTCTTAATATGATCTTTAACAGTTTATTAATCTGATGATATCTCTTTTAGTTGTTACATGCTCTGGAGTTATCTGGTTTCGCTACGGCATGGTTATCACTCCAGTAAGTTTTCCTTTTAAACAGGCCTccacttctttttgttttttttcatcttcttctttgctcTTTTTTGACTAGGAATATTTTGGTTTACAGAAAAACTGGAACCTCTCTAGCGTTAATCTTGCTATGGCCGGGACTGGCATTTGCCAGCTTGCTCGTAAAATCAAGTAAGATCAATATTTCTTCTTGCAATaacttgaaaataaaataagaactagtttttttttttttttttttttgctattatGAGCAATTCTTTCTACTAATGAACATACAA contains these protein-coding regions:
- the LOC106437632 gene encoding mitochondrial pyruvate carrier 4 gives rise to the protein MATLKLQALWNHPTGPKTIHFWAPTFKWGISIANIADFAKPTDKISYPQQLAVTCTGVIWSRYSMVITPKNWNLFSVNVAMAGTGIYQLSRKIKNDFAS
- the LOC106376515 gene encoding mitochondrial pyruvate carrier 4; the encoded protein is MATSKLQALWNHPAGPKTIHFWAPTFKWGISIANIADFAKPTDKISYPQQLVVTCSGVIWFRYGMVITPKNWNLSSVNLAMAGTGICQLARKIKNDFASEVEPVVAKE